A region of the Sulfitobacter donghicola DSW-25 = KCTC 12864 = JCM 14565 genome:
TGCATGTCGGTGACTTCGATCAATGTTCTGCCTCCAATGCTGCGCCTAGATAGGCTTCTTGAACTCTGGGGTCGCCGCGTACGTCTTCGGGGCGACCTGTTGCGATGATTTCACCGTAAACCAAAACGCTGATACGATCAGCAAGGCCGAATACAACGCCCATGTCATGTTCAACCATGATCAGGGTTTTGCCTTCGGTCACCCGCATAATCAGATCGGTGATGTAATCGGTTTCGGTGTTGGACATCCCCGCTGTCGGTTCGTCCAGCATGATTACATCCGCGCCCCCTGCAATGGTGATCCCGATCTCTAGCGCGCGCTGCTCGGCATAGCTGAGCGTGCCCGCAGGCAGGTTGCGCCGTTCGGTCAGGTTGATCTGCTCTAGGATCGCCTCGGCGCCTTCGGTCAGATCCTTTTTGCGGTTCACGAGGTTCCAAAAGCTGTATTTGTACCCCTGCGACCACAACAGCGCACAGCGGACATTTTCAAATACCGTCATCGCCGGAAAGATATTGGTGATCTGGAACGAGCGGCTAAGGCCTTTGCGGTTGATCTGAAAAGGCTCAAGCCCCGCCAGATTTTCACCATGCAGCTTGACCGTGCCAGCCGTCGCCGCAAACCGCGCGGTGATCAGGTTGAACAGCGTCGATTTACCAGCACCGTTAGGGCCAATAATCGCGTGCCGCTCGGCCTTGCCGATAGACAGGTCAATGCCGCGAATGATCTCGGCCTTGCCAAAGCTCTTTTTCAAGCCAGAGAGTTCTAGGGCGGGTGTGCTCATGATGCACCTCCTACTGTGGTGGCTTCGTTCCAAGCTTCCTTCAGCGCAGGCGCGGTGGCCCGTGCAATGCCAAGGCCCACCAAAGTGATCGCCCCCGCTATGATCCACGGCAAGATGTCGTGGCTGTTAAAGGTCGTCCAGAAAAGGGTCATTTCATTGTCACCTTGCGCCGCATGGCGATAGTGGAACGTCATTTCAATCAACGCCGCGAGGCCCAGAATACCAATCGCTCCGGGAAGCAGGGTTTTGACATAGGGCATGATAAGGCTCTTGGCTTTGCCCAGTCTGAACACAGGCACATGCATCATCATCAGACCTGCCAAACCACCCGGAAAGAACATCACCGTGGCCAAGAACAAGGCGCCTGCATAAAACGCCCACAGTTCGGTTGATAGGCTTAGCACGGTTTGCAGCAAGGTAAATGCAATCGCCCCGATGATCGGCCCAAAGAAGAAACCAACGCCACCAAGGAATGTGACCAACAAGATCACACCAGAAGACGCCGTGTTCAGGTTTTCTTCGGTCAGGATTTCATAGTTGATCGCGAACAAGCCACCAGAAACACCCGCGAAAAAGCCCGAAGCGACAAAGCTATAGAACCGGACCCAGCGCGCGGAATAGCCCAAGAACTCGGCGCGCTCTGGGTTGTCGCGCACGGCATTCGCCATACGGCCAACGGGTGTGCGGCTCCACAGATACATCAACGCGGCCGAGATAATCACCCATGCGGCTGTCAGATAGTAGACCTCGATCTGCTGCAAGAATTCGACACCAAAGAACGGCTGCGCATAGGTGCGGTCCCCGCTGATGCCTTCCTCGCCCCCGAAAAAGGCAACGATGATCACCGAACAGGCGGCAATCAGCTCACCAACCCCCAGCGAGATCATGGCGAAAACTGTGCCAGCACCGCGGGTCGAAAACGCGCCCACAATCATCGCCAGCCCCATGCCGAACAAACCACCAAACAGCGGCAAGATCACCAATGGGAAAGAGGCAAAGAAATCGGACATGTTCATGATGTGCATACAGG
Encoded here:
- a CDS encoding ABC transporter ATP-binding protein, with the protein product MSTPALELSGLKKSFGKAEIIRGIDLSIGKAERHAIIGPNGAGKSTLFNLITARFAATAGTVKLHGENLAGLEPFQINRKGLSRSFQITNIFPAMTVFENVRCALLWSQGYKYSFWNLVNRKKDLTEGAEAILEQINLTERRNLPAGTLSYAEQRALEIGITIAGGADVIMLDEPTAGMSNTETDYITDLIMRVTEGKTLIMVEHDMGVVFGLADRISVLVYGEIIATGRPEDVRGDPRVQEAYLGAALEAEH
- a CDS encoding branched-chain amino acid ABC transporter permease, producing the protein MTDQITTDPSKPAQRMRAGSMTLTLAPWIIAAVAMAILPMVFTNNSALTIMNQMSITIIFALAYNMLLGQGGMLSFGHAVYGGVGGFACMHIMNMSDFFASFPLVILPLFGGLFGMGLAMIVGAFSTRGAGTVFAMISLGVGELIAACSVIIVAFFGGEEGISGDRTYAQPFFGVEFLQQIEVYYLTAAWVIISAALMYLWSRTPVGRMANAVRDNPERAEFLGYSARWVRFYSFVASGFFAGVSGGLFAINYEILTEENLNTASSGVILLVTFLGGVGFFFGPIIGAIAFTLLQTVLSLSTELWAFYAGALFLATVMFFPGGLAGLMMMHVPVFRLGKAKSLIMPYVKTLLPGAIGILGLAALIEMTFHYRHAAQGDNEMTLFWTTFNSHDILPWIIAGAITLVGLGIARATAPALKEAWNEATTVGGAS